In the Pongo abelii isolate AG06213 chromosome 18, NHGRI_mPonAbe1-v2.0_pri, whole genome shotgun sequence genome, cgcccgcctcagcttcccaaagtgctgggattacaggcataagccactgcgcccggctacgcctaatttttgtatttttagtggaggtgacatttcaccacgttggctaggctggtctccaactcctgacctcaggtgatctgcctgccttggcttcccaaagtgctgggattacaggtgtgagttaccatgCCCAGCATAGAGTTTTTGAAAACTTGAAGTCATCTGACCTGAGATCCTGACACTTGTGCCTCATTATcgctgtctcttttttttttttttttttttttgagatggagtctcactctgtcacctagactggagtgcattcatgtgatcttggctcactgcatcctctgcctcccaggttcaagcagttctcatgcctcagcctcccaagtagctggggttacaggtgcgcaccaccatgcccagctaatttttgtatttttagaagagacggggtttcaccatgttggccaggctggtctggaacacctgacttcaagtgatctacccaccttggcctcccaaagtgctgggattacaggtgtgagccactgcatctggcctcatTATCTCTTAAAGCAGGCCTGAGCCAGAGAAGAGACTTAGCAAGGTCCTaaaagaacaatttatatttattatttcataatacTCAGCACATTACCCCTTTGAAGGTTaggaaaccaagactcagagaAATAACTTACTAATGTCACAGCTAGTAAGCAGCAGAGGCCCTTTTGAGTTCTGCCCTTGAAGGCTGTGGAAGGGAAGATTTGAGGTGAACTAAGCTACGTGGGTTACATGTGAGATTTTGCTTCTTGGTAGTAGGGAGGGTCCCAGACTAGGCCTTGGAAGGCCCTGTCAGCCTCTATCTCTCCCTGACCCCATGGGTATCCAGAAGGCTAGCTAAAAGTCCATAATGGAACTCAGCCTGGGCCCTGGAGGGTGATGAATGTGGAATTTTTCCAAGTTATttctgatgactttttttttttgagatggagtctcactgtgtcacccaggctggagtgcagtggtgcgatttcggctcactacaacctccgcctcctgggttcaagcaattctcctgcctcagcctcctaagtagctgggattacaggtgtgcgccaccatgcccggataatttttgtatttttagtagagctggggtttcaccatgttggtcaggctggtctcaatgtcctgaccttgtgatcctcccgccttggcttcccaaagttctgggattacaggcgtgagccaccgtgcctggccacatttctGATGACCTTTTGGGACGGACACTGACTGACCACACAGCAGGATGGCTGAGCTCAGGCCAATATAGCCCTCCTGGGCCTATGCATATCAGAGGCCATATGACTTCTTAAATACAAATGGgaagtatattttattaaatagtctTTCAGAGCCTGGGCCCATGGGTCAATGGGGTATAATTGAAGATGTTGGTAGTGTAATGTTTGGGGGCTCTACTCAGTCTCCCTCTTTAGACAGGGAAACTGAAGTGTGGCCACACTTCTCCAAGCAAGGCCCTTTTCAGAGTCTTTCCAGGGCCTTAGAGATACTTGTACTCTGAGGCCCCAACCCTGGGGTTTCCTGTGCCTTTTTCAGATTGACGCATCATGCCTTACGTGGGAAGGACAACAGTTCCAGGGGAAAGCTGCCATTGTGGAGAAGTTGTCTGTAAGTAGGGATGAAAGCCAGGGTGCAGGTGGCTCCTTTCCCAACCCTTCTGGCCTTGCTTCTCccacctcccactctctctcttgtaGAGCCTTCCGTTCCAGAAAATCCAGCACAGCATCACCGCGCAGGACCATCAGCCCACTCCAGATAGCTGCATCATCAGCATGGTTGTGGGCCAGCTTAAGGTAATGGTGCTGCCACAGTGGTAGGGAGGGGTGGGCAGGCAGAGGAGAGTCTTGTACCCCTGCTTTCCCTGTGGATGTGACCTGCTTATCTAGGGACACCCAGACAAAGTGACTGTCTGGAGCTGTGTAGTTCAGTATGctagccattagccacatgtagGTGGCAATTTTTAAGTTACattaattaagattaaataaaacGTACTTCTTCGGTTGTACTAGCCATATAGAACATTTTTGTGACTGCAGAAAGTCCTATTGGCAGACACTGGTCTAGAGCCTTTATCTGGAAAAGGGAGAAGTATAGGAGCAGGATGGGACTGGGGTGCCAAGCCACTAGGCTCCCACTCTGCCCTATGGTCAAGGTGGACAGGCCAGCCGGGTGTGGAGGGGCAGTCCACTACTGCAGCCCTTGCTACCACTCCTCAGGCTGGCTGCTGGCTCCTCACCTGCTGAGCAACGCAGATTCCTGGaactcctatttcttttttttttttttgagacggagtctcgctcttgttgcttaggctggaatgcggtggcacaatctcagctcactacacttctgcctcccgagttcaagcaattctccagcctcagcttcccaagtagctgggattacagctgcccgccaccacgcccagctaattttttgtatttttagtagagacagggtttcaccatgttggccaggctggtcttgaactcctgacctcaggtgatccacctgccttggcctcccaaagtgctgggattataggcgtgagccacctatttctctttgcatttttctctctccttttcaagACCTgttattctcagagacttcctgtGGTCCCTCAGACCCCGCAAGAACTCTCCAAGGACCTGTTGTGCTTCAGCATATTAAAGTCAGATTctgggctaggcgcagtggctcacgcctgtaatcccagcactttgggaggccgaggcaggtagattacctgaggccaggagtttgagaccagcctgaccaacatggagaaaccctgtctctactaaaaatacaaaatcagccaggcatggtggcacatgcctgtaatcccatctacttgggaggctggaacccgggaggcagaggttgcggtgagctgagattgcaccattgcactctagcctgggcaacaagagtgaaactctgtctctaaataaataaataaataaagccagatTCTGTTTACAAAAACACCCTTCTTCCCAAAAATAGCAGGACAAATTGGCTGCCCCTCGGCCTGGGCTTGTGTCTTACAATAACATGGtcacatactctctctctctaggCTAGCCAGGACAGGGCTTCCTGAGTCCAGAGTGGGTGTGTAGGTGGTCCTGTGGGCCTCTGCAGTGGACGCAGAGGCACCTGCTTTCTGGCCTGGACTTTCCCGTCAGTTTCTCTTACCTGTCCAGGATATCCCGCTCAGTGCCTGTGCCTGAAGAGGCACAGAATTCAGGAGGTCTCTGTAGGGAGCTCATTGTTCACTTTCTCAGGCAAAGGTAGTAAACACTGCTCCTTCCCACCAGCTTCAGGTTCTTCCTGGTGATTCTGTCCAATTTGGAGCTCCCAAACAACTGATTTGCCTCCTTGATGATGATAATTCCCAGAAAGCAGGTGATGTTAGAGACAGTGCTGGTTAGCTAGGCTCCTATTTCAACTAGGTCTCATCCTAGTTTTCTGCAGTTTGGCTGCaggtttcttgcctttttttttttcatctcaaaTACTGTTTATTACACGACAGGAAACATCATTGGATGGTGAACCTATGTTTTCAAGATTGTTTGCAGTTTTTTTGATACTCTAAGTTACTTGGTAAATACTATGGGATTCGTTTCAAAATTGTGATCACTTGTGTCTAGAGATATGTGCTTGGAGGCAGGTACGTCCTCTGCTCTTTGCTATAGCTAAGGGTGAATTATTGTGCAGTTTAAGCACACATAGCAGTAGGCGTGGCTGATTGTTGGCCTACATGTGCCCAGGGCATTGTTTCATACATTACATCAATTCACATTCACAAGTACCCCTTGGCTACACTGGGATTTGAGTTCAGGACAGTAGAGCCTGATCCTAAAGTCCACATTTTTTTGCCCTGTTCTCCTGCCACTGAATTCCCTTCCTGTTTCTTGATCCCCTTACTGAATCCTCTTTTCTCTCCTCACAGGCGGATGAAGACCCCATCATGGGGTTCCACCAGATGTTCCTATTAAAGAACATCAACGATGCTTGGGTTTGCACCAATGACATGTTCAGGCTCGCCCTGCACAACTTTGGCTGACCTCCTCTCAGCTAGGCACTCACgctgtttcctcctccctcctcttcccaatACTATTCTCACTCCTCCAGATGCTCCAAATATCATGCACAAATGAGCAGGGCCGCGGTGGGAGTGGGCGCAGTGCGCTGCTGCCACCGAGGTGTTGTGCATGATGTTTGGACGCTAGACTAGTTGCATCTGACGGGAGAAGTTTGTGTTGTACCAGCGCATGCCTTGGAAAGACTTAAGTAATGCAAAaggttgtccttttttttttttttttttttttaatctactgaCAAGTTGCTCTAGTAACCcaaagaagtgaaggagaaagcagCTGCCTCACCGCCCAGACATTGATTTGTTCAGATGTTTCAATGCCTCATGATacaataaaaccacaaaaattttcttaacagtttaaattgttttaattagtttACTAGTTGGCTGGGCATCAGAAGCTACCCGGACCCATTATCTCTCTCATGTCTCACCCTCCCACTTCTGCCCCAACTCTGAATACCTGTTGCAGGGAGAAACTGCTGAAGCAGCACTCCCAGCTAGCCTCTCAGAAGCCCTGTAGGGCAGTTCTCTCCCACTCCGCAGGGCGACTGGTCTTTGGAATGCAGGCAGGAAGAGCTCAGGTCTGGCCTGAAGCTTCTCTCACTGAAGCCTGTGCAGTCAGTTCTGATACCTCCTGTGACTTCTGCTCTGGGTAGGTTCAGGGCCCTAGTAGCCGGAGAGATGATCCTGAATCCTGTTGAAGCTGGAGAGGCCTTGGCAAAATGGCCCATCACGTTCAGGCCCTCCAGGCTGAGTTGTCAGCAGTATCAAGGGAGGGGCCTGCTCTATCCCCAGAAGGATCAGGATCATATCCAGGATGCCCCCACATACACCAAGCCAGGCAGAGGGCAGCTCAGCTCCTGCCCCATCTGCTTTGGATATCATTACCCAAAGGCAGGTAACCCGAAGAGCCAGCCTCCACTGCCCACAGAGCCAGGCCCAGTTGGGTTGGAGTATAGGTCAGGAGCTGCAGTCTGTGAGGGACTCATACTTGAGGAGTCCTCACCCCTCAGACTGCTGCAGGACATTGCCAGACCTCTCTCTACTTCCTTCCTCAGCATACAGACTTCATGCTATCTTCAAATTCCAGGGAGTCTTAGCTATTAGGGCAGTTTCTGCTTCTCCATTTTGGGGACAAAGGCCTTGCCCAGTACAAATCTAGCCCCTCGTCCCACAGACTTCTGGATGGTATAAACCTAGTGGCAACGTAGCAACCATAGGCTAGAACCAAACCCAAGATTTGGGTCAGTGCCCTGTTAAGGGTTTTAGGATTGGTAAGGACACC is a window encoding:
- the NUTF2 gene encoding nuclear transport factor 2 isoform X1 — protein: MGDKPIWEQIGSSFIQHYYQLFDNDRTQLGAIYIDASCLTWEGQQFQGKAAIVEKLSSLPFQKIQHSITAQDHQPTPDSCIISMVVGQLKADEDPIMGFHQMFLLKNINDAWVCTNDMFRLALHNFG
- the NUTF2 gene encoding nuclear transport factor 2 (The RefSeq protein has 1 substitution compared to this genomic sequence): MGDKPIWEQIGSSFIQHYYQLFDNDRTQLGAIYIDASCLTWEGQQFQGKAAIVEKLSSLPFQKIQHSITAQDHQPTPDSCIISMVVGQLKADEDPIMGFHQMFLLKNINDAWVCTNDMFRLALHDFG